Proteins from a single region of Hordeum vulgare subsp. vulgare chromosome 6H, MorexV3_pseudomolecules_assembly, whole genome shotgun sequence:
- the LOC123402342 gene encoding uncharacterized protein LOC123402342, which translates to MPTITHYVLDPFLETGSLPNLRKLVPKPPPAAPLPPEKSSEKPVPVPVAPARTNTLPALYSTPESTPLPDSPSSFPGTWSPYLINHKRRGPGLIKTPSQGDVGSEGSLPKFPEGLPALPKRAEAFQVQESEFRLSQESNGVVGGNNGVEETFGGQNEGVQKGKVTLFGQDEQDQPEFEFRHESPDALVRPVNVGRFVNNGMPRNGENDAFFEPQDSQSVTSNSEAEDAGGQGWWKPSSPYGTSAGTPGAEFYDAFEEISSDGATRSSRCIDDEYREMRLSMLTEIEGRKQAEEVAETWQKEWKKLSHHLSLIALSLPSPTVAENDDDTSADPGAELCQQISVSQLVAVSIARGTARAEVESEMESVIAAKNFEIARLSDRVQYYEAANREMSQRNQEAIEMSRQQRNKRKIRQKWFWGSVGIAVTLGTAAIAWSYMPASQSQAGDSNSTNTNSD; encoded by the exons ATGCCGACCATCACGCACTACGTCTTGGACCCCTTCCTGGAGACCGGCTCCCTTCCCAACCTCCGGAAGCTTGTTCCCAAGCCGCCTCCAGCGGCGCCGCTACCCCCTGAGAAGTCCTCCGAGAAGCCCGTACCTGTGCCGGTGGCTCCTGCCAGGACCAACACCTTGCCAGCGCTCTACTCCACACCTGAGAGCACGCCACTGCCAGACTCGCCGTCGTCGTTCCCTGGAACCTGGTCGCCGTATCTCATCAACCATAAACGTCGGGGGCCTGGCCTGATCAAGACTCCTTCTCAGGGCGATGTCGGAAGTGAGGGTAGCCTGCCGAAGTTTCCCGAGGGGCTACCTGCATTGCCGAAAAGGGCTGAAGCCTTTCAAGTGCAGGAGTCTGAGTTTAGGCTCTCACAAGAGAGTAATGGTGTGGTTGgaggtaacaatggtgttgaggaGACCTTTGGTGGGCAGAATGAAGGGGTACAGAAAGGCAAGGTGACCCTTTTCGGCCAAGATGAGCAGGATCAGCCCGAGTTCGAGTTTCGGCATGAAAGTCCAGATGCGTTGGTGAGGCCTGTCAATGTTGGAAGGTTTGTCAACAATGGAATGCCAAGAAATGGCGAAAATGATGCCTTCTTTGAGCCTCAGGATTCACAGAGTGTGACTAGTAACTCCGAGGCTGAGGATGCTGGTGGGCAGGGGTGGTGGAAGCCCAGTTCTCCTTATGGGACGTCTGCTGGCACACCTGGTGCAGAATTTTATGATGCATTCGAAG AAATATCAAGCGATGGTGCAACTCGATCTTCTCGATGTATTGATGACGAGTACCGTGAAATGAGGTTAAGCATGTTGACAGAAATTGAGGGTAGGAAACAAGCTGAGGAGGTAGCTGAGACCTGGCAAAAGGAGTGGAAGAAGCTGAGTCATCACCTGTCGCTGATAGCCTTGTCACTTCCATCTCCAACTGtagctgagaatgatgatgatACAAGTGCAGATCCTGGAGCTGAGTTGTGCCAACAAATAAGTGTTTCGCAACTGGTGGCCGTTTCTATTGCACGTGGAACTGCTCGTGCAGAAGTTGAATCAGAGATGGAAAGTGTGATTGCAGCAAAGAACTTTGAGATTGCAAGGTTATCAGATAGGGTCCAGTACTATGAAGCAGCAAACAGGGAGATGTCTCAGAGAAACCAAGAAGCTATCG AGATGTCCAGGCAACAGCGGAACAAGCGTAAGATAAGGCAGAAGTGGTTCTGGGGTTCAGTTGGCATAGCAGTTACCCTTGGCACAGCAGCTATTGCCTGGTCCTACATGCCCGCGAGCCAGTCCCAGGCTGGGGACTCAAATAGCACGAACACCAACAGCGATTAG